The genome window ATTTATGCTTCAACTATGCATTATGGAAGAGCCGCATCAAACTGAAACTTTCATTATTCTAACCATTTCGAGAGATCGCGCTGCAGAAACTTTTGAAGACTTAGAATATCTTCTCGATAAACCTCAATGAGATTCTGATGTATCTCCTTTGAGAGGGTTGGTGGCTTTTCGTAGATTTTGCTTCTCAGATAATGACGTAATTTGTCTGGAACCAAAAGATTCATTGCTGGTTTGATAGAACTAAAATTTTTAATGAGAGTTTTTATAGCATCGTTTTTAGGCACACCAGCCACGTTGTATTTCAACGATGTATCAGGCACAAACGTGTCGTCTACACCAAGAAACTTAAAAATGTCTTGTACCAATTTTATCGGATCTGTTTTTAAATCTTCGTAAAGATACACTCTTATTTGCTCTCGATCAAAAAGCTCTAAATAGCGCTTCAGTTGAGTGTGATAAAATCCTACGTTGACATAATGTCCCCATCCCCAGTTGTTGCGAATTCGGGTTTCTTCTTGTTGTAGAGCCTCAGCAAAGTCTTTTGCTGTTTCTCGTCCCTCTCTTACATGCATGATATATCCTGAGTAAGCCCGCTCTATTGGGTTTCTTAAAATCGCGATCAGCTTAGCATCAGGGATATACTTTTTAATACGCTCAGCAGCTTTGGGACTATAAAGATACAGCGGAGAGGCTTCACCAATAGCAATTTCGTTTGTAACTCCTTGAAATAACTGACGATATGTTTCGATGTCTGTAATTGCACTTTTACAGATATTCTCGCGATCGCCTGGTCCGCGAAAGTCTAGTTTATCTCCTTCAAGCGCAAAAAATTTTGGCTCTTTTTCAGGACTCATATAGATCTGAGGATGCTGCTTGAGGTAGTAGTAGAGTGCCGTTGTACCTGCTTTAGCTGCTCCGACAACTAGAAAATTTGGCATTGTCATATTGTTAGTTGTCTCCTTTGTTACAGAAATTGCTTTGTTGATTAATACTATTCGCTAGCAAATGAGAAAAGTTGCAGAAACTTATTAGATCTAAAAATAGATTCGGTTAATTTGTCTCAGTTTTTTATTCTTGCAACCATTTAGATAAGTCTTTTTGGATAAGATCTTGTAACTTCAAAATGTCTTCTTTATACACTTCAATAAGTTGTTTACGAATGTCTTGTGCAAGAGGCGGCGCTTTTTCTAAATTATTATTATGTAGATTCAGCATAACGTTGCGACGTAAGCTTGTAGGAATGAGTGGTTTAAGAAGTGTCTTAACAGGATGACTTTCTGCTCTTAAAAACTCATGCAATGCTTTATTCTTAGGGATTCCTGAAACGTTATGTCTAGCAGTTGTATTAGGATTGAATGTATCATCTATGCCAAGAAATTGAAAAGAATCTTGCAAGATACTCAAAGGATTTGAAGTAAAATCATCATAAAGATAAACTTTGATTTGCTCTTGAGGAAATAAGTCAAAATAGCGCTTAACTTGATGATAGTAAAATCCCATATGCTGATAATAGTAAATCGGCACCCAGTTATTTTGTCTGCGCCACTCTTCTTCTGCAAGAGCTTGAGAAAAGTCTAAGTCAGGCTCAAGTCCATCTCGCTTCTGAAAAACAAACGCAGAGTATGCTCTCTCAACTGGATTACGTAAAATAGCAATGAGCTTTACTTCTGGTATGTAATGCCGAATTCGTGCGGCTGCTTTGGGAATATACAAATACAACGCAGATGCTTCACCAATCGCTGTTTCTTTTGATTCACGAAATTGTTGTTGATAAGCCTCAAGATTAGTAATTGCAGTGCGATTTAACCATTCATTCTCACCTGCTGTTCCAGCAAAGTTTACCTTTTCTCCTTCAAAAGCAAAAAAATGTGGTTCTTTTTCAGAACTCATGAAAACTTGTGGATGCTGATTAATATAGTTATATAGTGCAGTTGTACCTGCTTTAGCTGCACCGATAATTAGAAAATTGGGCATTTTCATAGCTAGTAAACTTCCTTGTTCAAAACCCGTAAAATATAGTCGAGACAATTTAATATATAGACTTTTTTATATATTCTTAAAACTATGTACATAGCAGATTTTTTACGATTTTCATTACCATGATTGAATAAGTATTCTTTTAAAGACCGATACAAGAGTCACGATTTTAAGTAAAAGTAAACAGATCTAGCACTAATTTCCATTTTCTCCCAAGGTGAAATACTAGATAAATAAGTTTTGATAGCAAGTGTATCTTCAGGTGTAATTTTGCCAGTTTTTCGAGCAATACCAATACCACGAGAAAATAGCTTGTTTGTGTATTTTGCTAAAAATGGCCATTTTTCACGTAAGTTATATGCGGTTAAGATGGCTACTCTTGCTACTAGATGTTGTTTGTCAGGTTTTTCAGTGTAATTATTACTGCCGTGTAATCTTAAATAGGCTAGTTGGTTATCTAGAAAGTAGCCTTTACTTAAAGCTGCAGCTGCAATTTTTAAATAGTTATCGCTTGTGATTCTGATGATTTCAGGCATGGGTAAGATTTGCTGGAGAAGCGATCGCTCAAAACACAAACCAGAGGTAGCTGGGCTGTAAAATGGTAGCTTTCCATCATTTTTCAGTTTTGCTCTAAAGTCACACACGCGCGTGCCGCTTTCACGACTTAGCTTGATGTACTCACCCGTTTTTGCCTCTACAAATCGTAACCGATGAAAACACCAGCCAATATCTGAGTGTTGATTAAATATTTTGACTATCTCTGTAACTTTTTCTGGAATAAATACGTCGTCAGAGTCAAGCATACAAATAATATCGCCGCTGCTTGCCTTAAATCCGGCATTGAATGCAGATGCTTGTCCGCCATTTTCTTTAAGAACAGGAATGATTTTATCTTGATAACTTGCAATGACTTCACGAGAGTTATCGATTGAGCCATCATCCACTACAATAATTTCAATGTTGGTGTAAGTTTGACTTAAAACACTTTCTATGGCTTCAGGTAAAAAGCGACCATAGTTGTAATTATTGATAATTACACTAACCAAAGGATTCAAATTTGCTTCGCTCATGTTCTTGCTTGCTTGAAGCTTAAGTTAATGGCTAATAAAGCTGTTTTCAAACCAAATTTGACTGTTTTTTTGTTAATTCCCCAAGTTGGAATTTTTAGTAATAGCATAAATAAGTCTTTACTAGAACCATTTAGCAAATAATAGTTTCTAGCATCCATTGAATCAAAATAAGAAACTACTGGTTTTTTATTGTGTTCTTTTAATTTTGAGTTCAAAAAAGACTCTATTTTAAAAATGAATTCTTTGTTCTTTACTTTTGATTTTCCATACCAATTGTTTGCATTATGAAGTCGATATTTCGCTAACACTTGATCAACTCCATAAACTTCTCCTATCAATAGAGCTGGTCGAACAATAAATTCGTCAGCAGAAGTAAGTACGCCTTGTTCCGGAATTGGAAATATTTGTTCAGCGAGTGCTC of Gloeocapsopsis sp. IPPAS B-1203 contains these proteins:
- a CDS encoding glycosyltransferase; its protein translation is MSEANLNPLVSVIINNYNYGRFLPEAIESVLSQTYTNIEIIVVDDGSIDNSREVIASYQDKIIPVLKENGGQASAFNAGFKASSGDIICMLDSDDVFIPEKVTEIVKIFNQHSDIGWCFHRLRFVEAKTGEYIKLSRESGTRVCDFRAKLKNDGKLPFYSPATSGLCFERSLLQQILPMPEIIRITSDNYLKIAAAALSKGYFLDNQLAYLRLHGSNNYTEKPDKQHLVARVAILTAYNLREKWPFLAKYTNKLFSRGIGIARKTGKITPEDTLAIKTYLSSISPWEKMEISARSVYFYLKS
- a CDS encoding sulfotransferase, producing MTMPNFLVVGAAKAGTTALYYYLKQHPQIYMSPEKEPKFFALEGDKLDFRGPGDRENICKSAITDIETYRQLFQGVTNEIAIGEASPLYLYSPKAAERIKKYIPDAKLIAILRNPIERAYSGYIMHVREGRETAKDFAEALQQEETRIRNNWGWGHYVNVGFYHTQLKRYLELFDREQIRVYLYEDLKTDPIKLVQDIFKFLGVDDTFVPDTSLKYNVAGVPKNDAIKTLIKNFSSIKPAMNLLVPDKLRHYLRSKIYEKPPTLSKEIHQNLIEVYREDILSLQKFLQRDLSKWLE
- a CDS encoding sulfotransferase domain-containing protein; the protein is MKMPNFLIIGAAKAGTTALYNYINQHPQVFMSSEKEPHFFAFEGEKVNFAGTAGENEWLNRTAITNLEAYQQQFRESKETAIGEASALYLYIPKAAARIRHYIPEVKLIAILRNPVERAYSAFVFQKRDGLEPDLDFSQALAEEEWRRQNNWVPIYYYQHMGFYYHQVKRYFDLFPQEQIKVYLYDDFTSNPLSILQDSFQFLGIDDTFNPNTTARHNVSGIPKNKALHEFLRAESHPVKTLLKPLIPTSLRRNVMLNLHNNNLEKAPPLAQDIRKQLIEVYKEDILKLQDLIQKDLSKWLQE